A genomic region of Anopheles coustani chromosome 3, idAnoCousDA_361_x.2, whole genome shotgun sequence contains the following coding sequences:
- the LOC131259893 gene encoding histone H2A, with translation MSGRGKGGKVKGKAKSRSNRAGLQFPVGRIHRLLRKGNYAERVGAGAPVYLAAVMEYLAAEVLELAGNAARDNKKTRIIPRHLQLAIRNDEELNKLLSGVTIAQGGVLPNIQAVLLPKKTEKKA, from the coding sequence atgtcTGGACGCGGCAAGGGTGGTAAAGTGAAGGGAAAGGCAAAGTCCCGCTCGAATCGTGCCGGTCTGCAGTTCCCGGTCGGCCGTATTCATCGTCTGCTGCGCAAGGGTAACTATGCCGAGCGCGTCGGTGCCGGCGCACCGGTGTATCTGGCGGCCGTGATGGAGTATCTGGCCGCGGAAGTGCTCGAGTTGGCCGGTAACGCCGCCCGTGACAACAAGAAGACGCGCATCATCCCGCGCCATCTGCAGCTGGCCATCCGTAACGACGAAGAGTTgaacaagctgctttccggTGTGACCATCGCCCAAGGTGGTGTGCTGCCCAACATTCAGGCCGTGCTGTTGCCGAAGAAGACGGAAAAGAAGGCATAA
- the LOC131259895 gene encoding histone H4, which produces MTGRGKGGKGLGKGGAKRHRKVLRDNIQGITKPAIRRLARRGGVKRISGLIYEETRGVLKVFLENVIRDAVTYTEHAKRKTVTAMDVVYALKRQGRTLYGFGG; this is translated from the coding sequence atgacCGGCCGTGGAAAAGGAGGCAAGGGACTGGGCAAAGGAGGTGCCAAGCGTCATCGCAAAGTGCTGCGTGATAACATCCAGGGAATCACGAAACCGGCCATCCGCCGTCTGGCTCGCCGTGGCGGTGTGAAGCGTATTTCCGGCCTGATCTACGAAGAAACTCGCGGTGTGCTGAAAGTGTTCCTCGAGAACGTGATCCGTGATGCCGTGACGTACACCGAGCACGCCAAGCGCAAGACCGTCACCGCCATGGACGTCGTGTACGCCCTGAAACGCCAGGGACGCACCCTGTACGGTTTCGGAGGTTAA
- the LOC131264279 gene encoding uncharacterized protein LOC131264279 yields the protein MARTKQTARKSTGGKAPRKQLATKAARKSAPATGGVKKPHRYRPGTVALREIRRYQKSTELLIRKLPFQRLVREIAQDFKTDLRFQSSAVMALQEASEAYLVGLFEDTNLCAIHAKRVTIMPKDIQLARRIRGERGGKVKGKAKSRSNRAGLQFPVGRIHRLLRKGNYAERVGAGAPVYLAAVMEYLAAEVLELAGNAARDNKKTRIIPRHLQLAIRNDEELNKLLSGVTIAQGGVLPNIQAVLLPKKTEKKGASLAFQGVHDVHGGDGLALGVLGVRHGITDHVLEEHFQHTASFFVDQAGNTLHTATASQTADGRFRDSLDVITQHFAMTLGTSFAQSLASFSTAASTTSTTMARTKQTARKSTGGKAPRKQLATKAARKSAPATGGVKKPHRYRPGTVALREIRRYQKSTELLIRKLPFQRLVREIAQDFKTDLRFQSSAVMALQEASEAYLVGLFEDTNLCAIHAKRVTIMPKDIQLARRIRGERA from the exons ATGGCACGTACCAAGCAAACTGCCCGTAAGTCCACCGGAGGAAAGGCACCGCGCAAGCAGCTGGCCACCAAGGCGGCCCGCAAGAGTGCTCCGGCTACCGGAGGAGTGAAGAAGCCGCATCGCTACCGGCCGGGAACGGTGGCTCTGCGTGAAATCCGTCGCTACCAGAAGTCGACCGAGCTGCTGATCCGCAAGTTGCCCTTCCAGCGATTGGTGCGTGAAATCGCACAGGACTTCAAGACGGATCTGCGTTTCCAGAGCTCGGCCGTGATGGCGCTGCAGGAAGCGAGTGAAGCGTATTTGGTCGGTCTGTTCGAGGACACGAATCTGTGTGCCATCCATGCGAAGCGCGTCACCATCATGCCGAAAGACATCCAGCTTGCTCGCCGTATCCGTGGTGAACGT GGTGGTAAAGTGAAGGGAAAGGCAAAGTCCCGCTCGAATCGTGCCGGTCTGCAGTTCCCGGTCGGCCGTATTCATCGTCTGCTGCGCAAGGGTAACTATGCCGAGCGCGTCGGTGCCGGCGCACCGGTGTATCTGGCGGCCGTGATGGAGTATCTGGCCGCGGAAGTGCTCGAGTTGGCCGGTAACGCCGCCCGTGACAACAAGAAGACGCGCATCATCCCGCGCCATCTGCAGCTGGCCATCCGTAACGACGAAGAGTTgaacaagctgctttccggTGTGACCATCGCCCAAGGTGGTGTGCTGCCCAACATTCAGGCCGTGCTGTTGCCGAAGAAGACGGAAAAGAAG GGTGCGTCCCTGGCGTTTCAGGGCGTACACGACGTCCATGGCGGTGACGGTCTTGCGCTTGGCGTGCTCGGTGTACGTCACGGCATCACGGATCACGTTCTCGAGGAACACTTTCAGCACACCGCGAGTTTCTTCGTAGATCAGGCCGGAAATACGCTTCACACCGCCACGGCGAGCCAGACGGCGGATGGCCGGTTTCGTGATTCCCTGGATGTTATCACGCAGCACTTTGCGATGACGCTTGGCACCTCCTTTGCCCAGTCCCTTGCCTCCTTTTCCACGGCCG catcaacaacatcaactacGATGGCACGTACCAAGCAAACTGCCCGTAAGTCCACCGGAGGAAAGGCACCGCGCAAGCAGCTGGCCACCAAGGCGGCCCGCAAGAGTGCTCCGGCTACCGGAGGAGTGAAGAAGCCGCATCGCTACCGGCCGGGAACGGTGGCTCTGCGTGAAATCCGTCGCTACCAGAAGTCGACCGAGCTGCTGATCCGCAAGTTGCCCTTCCAGCGATTGGTGCGTGAAATCGCACAGGACTTCAAGACGGATCTGCGTTTCCAGAGCTCGGCCGTGATGGCGCTGCAGGAAGCGAGTGAAGCGTATTTGGTCGGTCTGTTCGAGGACACGAATCTGTGTGCCATCCATGCGAAGCGCGTCACCATCATGCCGAAAGACATCCAGCTTGCTCGCCGTATCCGTGGTGAACGTGCCTAA
- the LOC131259937 gene encoding histone H2B, with amino-acid sequence MAPKTSGKAAKKSGKAQKNISKSDKKKKRKTRKESYAIYIYKVLKQVHPDTGISSKAMSIMNSFVNDIFERIAAEASRLAHYNKRSTITSREIQTAVRLLLPGELAKHAVSEGTKAVTKYTSSK; translated from the coding sequence atggcaccgaaaaccaGCGGAAAGGCAGCGAAGAAGTCTGGCAAGGCCCAGAAAAATATCTCCAAGtcggacaagaagaagaagcgcaagACCCGCAAGGAAAGCTACGCCATCTACATCTACAAGGTGCTGAAGCAAGTCCATCCGGACACTGGCATCTCGTCGAAGGCGATGAGCATCATGAACAGCTTCGTGAACGACATCTTCGAGCGCATCGCCGCCGAAGCGTCCCGGCTGGCGCACTACAACAAGCGTTCGACGATCACGTCACGCGAAATCCAGACCGCCGTCCGTCTGCTGCTTCCTGGTGAGCTGGCCAAGCACGCCGTGTCCGAGGGCACGAAGGCCGTCACCAAGTACACCAGCTCGAAGTAA
- the LOC131259891 gene encoding histone H2B codes for MAPKTSGKAAKKSGKAQKNISKSDKKKKRKTRKESYAIYIYKVLKQVHPDTGISSKAMSIMNSFVNDIFERIAAEASRLAHYNKRSTITSREIQTAVRLLLPGELAKHAVSEGTKAVTKYTSSK; via the coding sequence atggcaccgaaaaccaGCGGAAAGGCAGCGAAGAAGTCTGGCAAGGCCCAGAAAAATATCTCCAAGtcggacaagaagaagaagcgcaagACCCGCAAGGAAAGCTACGCCATCTACATCTACAAGGTGCTGAAGCAAGTCCATCCGGACACTGGCATCTCGTCGAAGGCGATGAGCATCATGAACAGCTTCGTGAACGACATCTTCGAGCGCATCGCCGCCGAAGCGTCCCGCCTGGCGCACTACAACAAGCGTTCGACGATCACGTCACGCGAAATCCAGACCGCCGTCCGTCTGCTGCTTCCTGGTGAGCTGGCCAAGCACGCCGTGTCCGAGGGCACGAAGGCCGTCACCAAGTACACCAGCTCGAAGTAA
- the LOC131259939 gene encoding histone H2A, whose protein sequence is MSGRGKGGKVKGKAKSRSNRAGLQFPVGRIHRLLRKGNYAERVGAGAPVYLAAVMEYLAAEVLELAGNAARDNKKTRIIPRHLQLAIRNDEELNKLLSGVTIAQGGVLPNIQAVLLPKKTEKKA, encoded by the coding sequence atgtcTGGACGCGGCAAGGGTGGTAAAGTGAAGGGAAAGGCAAAGTCCCGCTCGAATCGTGCCGGTCTGCAGTTCCCGGTCGGCCGTATTCATCGTCTGCTGCGCAAGGGTAACTATGCCGAGCGCGTCGGTGCCGGCGCACCGGTGTATCTGGCGGCCGTGATGGAGTATCTGGCCGCGGAAGTGCTCGAGTTGGCCGGTAACGCCGCCCGTGACAACAAGAAGACGCGCATCATCCCGCGCCATCTGCAGCTGGCCATCCGCAACGACGAAGAGTTgaacaagctgctttccggTGTGACCATCGCCCAAGGTGGTGTGCTGCCCAACATTCAGGCCGTGCTGTTGCCGAAGAAGACGGAAAAGAAGGCATAA